The sequence GGGCCCCCACGGCCCGGATCATTCGCGCCATGGTGCTCTCGATCAAGGAGTGGCCGTTCGTGGAGTCGGCGAAGGCGAACAACGCGGGCTCGCTGTATATCATGTTTCGCCATGTCCTCCCGAACGTGACGTCGGTCCTGTACGCGAACGCGATGCTCGCGGTCTCCTCGGCCATCTTCACTCAGGCGGCCCTCGTCTTCCTCGGGGTGGGAGACGTCACCGCGATTAGCTGGGGAGGCATCATCCGGGAGGCGGACCAGACGGGTGCCCTGATCGCAGGCCAGTGGTACTACTTCGTCCCTCCGGGGCTCTTCATCTTCGCGCTGATCCTCGGCTTCATCCTCTTCGGCTACTCCCTCGAGGAGATCATGAACCCGCGGCTGCGGATCATCAAGGCGTAGGAGGCCGTGGGACCCCATGATCCGAATCCGAGACCTGAGCGTTTCCTACGCGACGGAGGACGGCAAGATCCTCGCCCTCGACGGAATCAACCTGGTCATCCCGGACGCGCAGACCTTCGGGATCGTCGGGGAGTCGGGCAGTGGCAAGAGCACTCTTGCGCTCGCGCTCATGCGCCTCTTGCCTCGTAATGGGAAGGCGGAGTCGGGCACGATGGAGGTCGACGGGACCGACGTACTGCGTCTCCCGGAGGAGGAGATGGCGCGGATCCGCGGCTTGCAGATCTCCATGGTGTTCCAGGGGGCAATGAACACCCTGAACCCGCTCATCAAGATTGAGGACCAGGTGGCCGAGCCCCTCCTGATTCACCATGTGAAGGAACCGCAGGAGGCCCTGGAGGCGGCGCATGAATGCCTCAACTTGGCGGGCCTCGGCCGCGATGTGTGGCGGAAGTATCCCCACGAGCTCTCGGGTGGCATGAAGCAGCGTGCGGTGATCGCCACGGCGATCGTGTCCCAGCCCAAGGTGCTCATCGCGGACGAGCCCACGACGGCCCTGGACGTGATCACCCAGGCGCAGATCACGAACCTCCTCCGCGACCTCCAGCGCCGACTGAACATGACGACGATCCTGATCAGCCACGACTTGCCCCTCGTCGCCGAGGTCGCGGACCGAATCGCGATCTTCTACGCGGGGAAGGTCTGCGAGGACGGGACGAACGCCCAGGTCCTGAAGGGCCAGGTCCATCCGTACACTCGCGGCCTCGTGGGCTCTGTGCTGCTCCCCGGCGTCCGGAAGGAACCGAGCATCATCCAGGGCGACCCCGTGGACCTCCGTGACCCACCGCGAGGCTGTCGGTTCATGCCCCGGTGCCCCGAGGCATCGGACGCGTGCGCCTCGTACGACTACACCGGATTCCGGGTGGAGGAAGGCCACACCGTGTACTGCCTGCGCTGCGGGGATCACCGTGCCGATCGTTAGCCTGTCCGGGGTTTCCAAGCACTTCGAGCCGAGATGGCGCTCCGCGGAGAGCCGCCAGCCCGTGCGAGCTGTGGACGACGTCA is a genomic window of Thermoplasmata archaeon containing:
- a CDS encoding ABC transporter ATP-binding protein; its protein translation is MIRIRDLSVSYATEDGKILALDGINLVIPDAQTFGIVGESGSGKSTLALALMRLLPRNGKAESGTMEVDGTDVLRLPEEEMARIRGLQISMVFQGAMNTLNPLIKIEDQVAEPLLIHHVKEPQEALEAAHECLNLAGLGRDVWRKYPHELSGGMKQRAVIATAIVSQPKVLIADEPTTALDVITQAQITNLLRDLQRRLNMTTILISHDLPLVAEVADRIAIFYAGKVCEDGTNAQVLKGQVHPYTRGLVGSVLLPGVRKEPSIIQGDPVDLRDPPRGCRFMPRCPEASDACASYDYTGFRVEEGHTVYCLRCGDHRADR